One Thiocapsa bogorovii DNA segment encodes these proteins:
- a CDS encoding xanthine dehydrogenase family protein molybdopterin-binding subunit: MRKAECNEISGLYTKTGDAYSAAQKRFDDLLESLAKSDKDGVPAAELVMTQKAVSDALKSGSYALFLRLNLSAGGYYTKKNLWTFFGSLPFYVSGGAIASFVAVDGASGDVRAAGQFQVHSGYYPVDEVEARFLMPTGPGETSGSHGHTSVETDDPT, encoded by the coding sequence TTGAGAAAGGCGGAATGCAACGAAATCTCAGGCCTGTACACCAAAACGGGGGATGCGTATTCGGCGGCGCAGAAGCGTTTTGACGACCTGTTGGAAAGCTTGGCAAAAAGCGATAAAGACGGTGTGCCCGCCGCCGAACTGGTCATGACTCAGAAGGCCGTATCGGACGCGCTGAAAAGCGGTAGTTACGCGTTGTTCTTGCGACTGAATTTGTCAGCAGGTGGCTACTACACGAAAAAGAACCTGTGGACCTTTTTTGGCAGTCTCCCATTCTACGTATCTGGTGGAGCGATTGCGAGCTTCGTTGCAGTGGATGGCGCTTCAGGAGACGTGAGGGCGGCGGGGCAGTTTCAGGTACACAGCGGCTACTATCCAGTTGACGAGGTGGAGGCAAGGTTCCTTATGCCAACCGGCCCTGGCGAAACGTCCGGAAGTCACGGGCACACGTCGGTCGAGACCGATGATCCCACCTAA
- a CDS encoding DNA/RNA non-specific endonuclease: protein MRQIDSIRRFAGNFEQELEEVAKQVAAESFGLESSSADSPDLALEVLRGSRRPESVGGEADARMLDYMEAIILDRLRPAYFIQDDEILIAGAYDHAQVLEANKEALETIARGVGRVDLVNHRTLSYGGTGWLVDEDIVVTNRHVAEIFTEKDWIGRYRFAQGAFDEQMEARMNYVRQHRTSGINRRADVLEVLYIAGPREPDIALLRVETRDDLKPLELFTGSTEPEQPVAAVGYPAWDGGRNDPVLMERLFEGVYDVKRFSPGIVMDHRSDGVIVLGDYTSLGGNSGSPVLDLASGKAVGLHFAGAFRDTNYSVAADVVAAALARTRIGVTVPADLATEAPTSRPEAFAGRNGYAADFLGSGDLSVPLPGLGAHAPDVAPVSDSDDGVLRYRNFSVIQSASRRLPLLTAVNIDGDKTFRLRRQGTWSLDGRLAPEHQIGNELYRHNPLDRGHLVRRRDPGWGATREEAQQAEIDTFHYTNSAPQHKDLNQKDWLGLEDYILEAAETKDFKVSVFTGPIFRDTDRTLRSQDGAEDIPIPEEFWKIAVMVNADTGKLSATGYVLTQGRMIRDLTEAAFVLGKYETYQVQIARIEDAAGLDFGALRDSDPMGAELDREAVFTSATRRIGAPSDLLL from the coding sequence ATGAGACAAATTGATTCGATCCGCAGGTTTGCCGGCAATTTCGAGCAGGAACTGGAGGAGGTCGCCAAGCAGGTCGCGGCGGAGTCCTTCGGCCTGGAATCGAGCTCCGCCGATAGCCCCGACCTGGCGCTGGAGGTGCTGCGCGGCAGCCGCCGCCCAGAGTCCGTTGGCGGCGAAGCCGACGCGCGCATGCTCGACTACATGGAGGCCATCATCCTCGATCGGCTGCGCCCGGCCTATTTCATCCAGGACGACGAGATCCTCATCGCCGGCGCCTACGATCATGCGCAGGTGCTGGAGGCCAATAAGGAGGCGCTGGAGACCATTGCCCGCGGCGTCGGTCGCGTGGACCTGGTTAACCACCGAACGCTGAGCTACGGCGGCACAGGCTGGCTGGTGGACGAGGATATCGTCGTGACCAATCGCCATGTGGCGGAGATCTTCACCGAGAAGGACTGGATAGGGCGCTACCGCTTCGCGCAGGGCGCCTTCGACGAGCAGATGGAGGCGCGGATGAATTATGTGCGCCAGCATCGCACCTCCGGGATCAACCGGCGCGCCGACGTGCTGGAGGTGCTCTACATCGCCGGTCCGCGGGAGCCGGATATCGCCCTGCTGCGGGTGGAGACCCGCGACGACCTCAAGCCGCTGGAGCTTTTCACCGGCAGCACCGAGCCCGAGCAGCCCGTGGCGGCGGTGGGCTATCCGGCCTGGGACGGGGGGCGCAATGATCCGGTGCTCATGGAGCGCCTGTTCGAAGGGGTCTATGACGTCAAGCGCTTTTCGCCGGGCATCGTCATGGATCATCGCTCCGATGGTGTGATCGTGCTGGGCGACTACACGTCCTTGGGCGGGAATTCAGGTAGCCCGGTCTTGGACTTGGCCAGCGGCAAGGCCGTCGGCCTGCACTTCGCGGGCGCCTTCCGCGACACCAACTATTCGGTCGCGGCGGATGTGGTGGCCGCGGCCCTGGCGCGCACCAGGATCGGGGTGACCGTGCCCGCGGATCTGGCCACCGAGGCCCCCACCAGCAGGCCGGAGGCCTTCGCGGGACGCAACGGCTACGCGGCGGACTTCCTCGGCAGCGGCGATCTCAGCGTCCCCCTGCCGGGGCTGGGTGCCCATGCGCCTGATGTCGCGCCGGTCTCCGACAGCGACGATGGGGTCTTGAGGTACCGCAACTTCTCGGTGATCCAGTCGGCCTCGCGCCGCCTGCCCCTGCTGACCGCGGTGAATATCGACGGCGACAAGACCTTCCGGCTGCGCCGCCAGGGCACCTGGAGCCTGGACGGCCGCCTCGCCCCTGAACATCAGATCGGCAACGAGCTGTATCGCCACAACCCGCTGGATCGGGGGCACCTGGTGCGGCGCCGGGATCCAGGCTGGGGCGCCACCCGCGAGGAGGCGCAGCAGGCGGAGATCGACACCTTCCACTACACGAACAGCGCACCGCAGCACAAGGATCTGAACCAGAAGGACTGGCTCGGCCTGGAGGACTACATCCTGGAGGCCGCCGAGACCAAGGACTTCAAGGTCAGCGTCTTCACCGGTCCGATCTTCCGCGACACGGATCGCACCCTGAGGTCCCAAGACGGCGCCGAGGACATCCCGATCCCCGAGGAGTTCTGGAAGATCGCCGTGATGGTCAACGCCGACACCGGCAAGCTCAGCGCCACCGGCTATGTGCTCACCCAGGGCCGCATGATCCGGGATCTCACCGAGGCCGCCTTCGTGCTCGGCAAGTACGAGACCTATCAGGTCCAGATCGCCCGCATCGAGGACGCCGCCGGGCTCGACTTCGGCGCCCTGCGCGACTCCGATCCGATGGGGGCGGAACTGGATCGCGAGGCGGTCTTCACGAGCGCCACGCGGCGCATCGGCGCGCCCTCGGACCTGCTGCTCTGA
- a CDS encoding trypsin-like peptidase domain-containing protein: MSDWERHLPDADLDAVRKAVIDAGLSTGPILDAISQVLAPLYRGMLPGFGLPSNLRLFQELHAMNRVHNLRNGDVPLEQWLSSAVALAGDLEQVGVLERALDRVRDNAPELPPADKRLTDAAQLDRNVSFEARIAEFDATLEVKYLQQGLKAAASVVKLLVPRFMGGNQTFGAGQEPLLSGGTGWLIGPGLLITNHHVIHFRRTGFLAEADATPEDLALQVQHTEVLFDYLQKDHPSASCKLGPSSLLASDKTLDFAILRLPPEAPQRDPLRLRSEPIRKRMDAALSACVNILQHPNGEPMRLGFRDNFVVVGDDDTLSYLTDTDFGSSGSPVCDDAWWVAALHRGSREIAGLGIEIRGRPVRRENYGVPIAKLLGRLAQDHPPLHAEILAGQA; this comes from the coding sequence ATGAGCGATTGGGAGCGACACCTGCCCGATGCCGACCTGGATGCCGTCCGCAAGGCGGTGATCGACGCCGGACTCAGCACCGGCCCGATCCTGGACGCCATCTCCCAGGTGCTGGCGCCGCTCTACCGCGGCATGCTCCCCGGATTCGGGCTCCCGTCCAACCTGCGCCTGTTTCAAGAGCTGCACGCGATGAACCGCGTGCACAACCTGCGCAACGGCGATGTTCCGCTGGAGCAATGGCTGTCGTCCGCCGTCGCCTTGGCCGGCGACCTGGAGCAGGTGGGCGTACTGGAGCGGGCGCTGGATCGGGTGCGGGACAACGCCCCCGAGCTGCCGCCGGCGGACAAGCGACTGACCGACGCTGCGCAACTCGATCGGAACGTCAGCTTCGAGGCCAGGATCGCGGAGTTCGACGCAACCCTGGAGGTGAAGTATCTCCAGCAGGGCCTGAAGGCGGCGGCCTCCGTGGTCAAGCTGCTGGTGCCGCGCTTCATGGGCGGCAACCAGACCTTCGGCGCCGGCCAGGAACCGCTGCTGTCCGGCGGCACCGGTTGGCTCATCGGGCCGGGTCTGTTGATCACCAATCACCATGTGATCCATTTCCGGCGCACCGGCTTCCTCGCTGAGGCGGACGCGACGCCCGAGGACCTCGCGCTGCAGGTGCAGCACACCGAGGTGCTGTTCGACTATCTGCAGAAGGACCATCCCTCGGCCAGCTGCAAGCTCGGCCCGAGCAGTCTGCTGGCCAGCGACAAGACCTTGGATTTCGCCATCCTCAGGCTGCCCCCCGAAGCGCCGCAACGCGATCCCCTGCGGCTGCGTTCCGAACCGATCCGCAAGCGCATGGACGCGGCCCTGAGCGCCTGCGTCAATATCCTGCAGCATCCGAACGGGGAGCCCATGCGTCTCGGCTTCCGCGACAACTTCGTCGTCGTCGGCGACGACGATACGCTGAGCTATCTCACCGACACCGACTTCGGCTCCTCCGGCTCGCCGGTCTGCGATGACGCCTGGTGGGTCGCCGCCCTGCACCGGGGCTCCCGCGAAATCGCCGGCCTGGGCATCGAGATCCGCGGTCGTCCGGTGCGCCGGGAGAACTACGGCGTCCCCATCGCCAAGCTGCTCGGGCGGCTCGCGCAGGATCATCCGCCCCTGCATGCGGAGATCCTCGCGGGCCAGGCTTGA